Proteins encoded by one window of Chondromyces crocatus:
- a CDS encoding winged helix-turn-helix domain-containing protein: MGHAPELGREEGAASVLRGLGAEVCAIDLWDEPSQLFEDHEDSAVRAIVVEALERPDLAAAALRALRREPRLEHVGALVAVTVAQIQRLDPTNGFDDFLLVPYVPAELYARVRMVEWRRSEFSTEERFKVGQLVIDRAAHEVTVNGAQVVLTAREFSLLSYLCEKRGKVVSRAELLRRVWGVDYDGGERTVDIHVRRLRAKIGAALPLATLRGAGYRLERPSLSEGEAGTEARRLGDGESASEELR, translated from the coding sequence GTGGGACACGCGCCCGAGCTGGGGCGCGAAGAGGGCGCAGCCTCCGTGCTGCGCGGCCTCGGGGCCGAGGTCTGCGCCATCGACCTGTGGGACGAGCCGAGCCAGCTCTTCGAAGATCATGAGGACAGCGCGGTCCGGGCCATCGTCGTGGAAGCGCTCGAGCGTCCGGACCTCGCCGCGGCGGCGCTCCGGGCGTTGCGCCGCGAGCCGCGTCTGGAGCACGTGGGGGCGCTGGTGGCCGTCACGGTGGCGCAGATCCAGCGGCTGGACCCGACGAATGGCTTCGATGACTTCCTGCTCGTGCCTTATGTGCCAGCAGAGCTCTACGCGCGGGTGCGCATGGTGGAGTGGCGTCGCAGCGAATTCTCGACCGAGGAGCGCTTCAAGGTCGGCCAGCTCGTGATCGATCGCGCCGCGCACGAGGTGACCGTGAACGGTGCGCAGGTCGTCCTCACGGCGCGCGAGTTCTCGTTGCTTTCCTATCTGTGCGAGAAGAGGGGGAAGGTCGTCTCCCGTGCGGAGCTGCTCCGGCGGGTGTGGGGCGTGGATTACGATGGAGGAGAGCGCACGGTGGACATCCATGTACGACGCCTGCGCGCCAAGATCGGCGCGGCGCTCCCCCTCGCCACCCTGCGGGGGGCCGGCTATCGGCTGGAGCGCCCGAGCCTCTCGGAGGGCGAAGCTGGAACCGAAGCGCGCCGCCTCGGTGATGGCGAGTCCGCGAGCGAGGAGCTCCGATGA